A single window of Clostridiaceae bacterium DNA harbors:
- a CDS encoding thiamine diphosphokinase has product MTGIVICSGTIKDYTYYQKYFESTSSMLVISVDGGAHHARQLGFKVDVLLGDFDSISMEDYRFYENAGVKIIRYPQAKDETDTQLAVNYAIDNGCTSIYILGGFGNRLDHSLANIFLLKKMTDRGVKGYIIDENNEITLIDKFIRLNKQENTKVTLLPLTEKVEGITTKGLLYPLENATLEIGPSRGLSNEFIEDVAEVSIKKGLLLVIKARD; this is encoded by the coding sequence ATGACTGGAATAGTCATTTGCAGTGGTACAATAAAAGATTATACATATTATCAGAAATATTTTGAATCTACCTCTTCCATGCTGGTGATTAGCGTTGATGGTGGTGCTCACCATGCCAGGCAATTAGGGTTTAAAGTGGATGTTCTCCTGGGCGATTTTGATTCTATTTCAATGGAAGATTACAGGTTCTATGAAAATGCAGGGGTAAAAATAATAAGGTATCCCCAGGCAAAAGATGAAACCGATACACAACTGGCTGTAAATTATGCAATTGATAATGGATGCACCTCCATATATATTTTAGGTGGTTTTGGGAACAGGCTGGATCATTCACTGGCAAATATATTTCTCTTGAAGAAAATGACGGATAGAGGAGTTAAAGGGTATATTATAGATGAGAATAATGAAATAACCCTGATTGATAAATTTATCAGGCTGAACAAACAAGAGAATACAAAAGTTACGCTTCTTCCTCTTACTGAAAAGGTGGAAGGCATTACTACGAAAGGTTTGTTATATCCCCTCGAAAATGCAACTTTAGAAATCGGACCTTCAAGAGGGTTAAGCAATGAGTTTATTGAAGATGTGGCGGAAGTTTCCATAAAGAAAGGGTTATTACTTGTTATTAAGGCAAGAGATTAG
- the rsgA gene encoding ribosome small subunit-dependent GTPase A: protein MPVGIIQKGIGGFYYVITPDCVYECKARGVFRKNGMTPLPGDRVVISEIDSDKKTGVITEILERESELVRPAVANVNQLVAVVAVKSPDPDYYLVDKLLITAEYKRMRALVCVNKIDLDNENLRYEIRGGYEKAGYKVIFTSSCTGEGFDQLKEELKDRISVFAGQSGVGKSTILNKILNSQIMKTGVVSEKIKRGKHTTRHAEIVKLEQGGFVVDTPGFSMFEINDIQHKELNLYYPEFNRYPESCKFVGCSHISEPGCCVKAALGKGLIDPGRYERYVDLYKDLASRKQWD, encoded by the coding sequence TTGCCAGTTGGCATAATACAAAAAGGAATCGGAGGGTTCTATTATGTAATAACTCCCGACTGCGTTTACGAGTGTAAGGCAAGAGGAGTTTTTCGTAAGAATGGAATGACTCCTTTGCCTGGAGACCGGGTTGTAATTTCAGAAATTGACAGCGATAAAAAAACAGGTGTAATAACTGAAATTTTAGAAAGAGAAAGTGAACTTGTCCGACCTGCTGTAGCGAATGTAAACCAGTTGGTGGCAGTGGTGGCCGTAAAATCACCTGACCCTGATTATTATCTGGTTGATAAGCTGCTTATTACTGCAGAATATAAACGCATGAGAGCCTTGGTTTGTGTCAATAAAATCGACCTGGATAACGAGAACCTGCGTTATGAAATAAGAGGTGGTTATGAAAAAGCCGGGTATAAAGTAATTTTCACAAGCTCATGTACGGGAGAAGGATTTGACCAACTTAAAGAGGAACTTAAAGACAGGATTAGTGTTTTTGCAGGCCAGTCAGGAGTTGGAAAATCCACAATTCTAAATAAAATATTGAATTCTCAGATAATGAAGACGGGAGTAGTAAGTGAAAAAATAAAAAGAGGAAAACATACTACAAGACATGCAGAAATTGTTAAGTTGGAGCAAGGTGGATTTGTTGTAGATACACCCGGATTCAGCATGTTTGAAATAAATGATATTCAACATAAAGAGCTTAATTTGTATTATCCGGAATTTAACCGCTATCCTGAGAGTTGCAAGTTCGTAGGCTGCAGCCACATCAGCGAGCCAGGCTGCTGTGTCAAAGCTGCTTTGGGAAAAGGATTAATAGATCCGGGCAGATATGAAAGATATGTGGATTTATACAAAGATCTCGCTTCCCGGAAACAATGGGACTAG